A single Deinococcus aerophilus DNA region contains:
- a CDS encoding FadR/GntR family transcriptional regulator, translated as MTAQPIKHQKLAASAADELLALILRGDFTPGQRLPPERVLAEQMNISRTSLRDGIARLEVLGHLEARQGNGVFIREPSAAHLTQSFQGMLIRSPQKLAHVLEFRQMIEPEVAAQAAARATPTQIAQLQHCLDRQEAARARHIKLSDEDMIFHQLIAQIAGNEVVMLVLDTLRALLAQLRNQVVGDQPEVTIAEHRRVVNAIASASPQAAREAMLFHMQSVRRHAAPLIDQGADNA; from the coding sequence ATGACGGCGCAGCCGATCAAGCACCAGAAACTGGCTGCCAGCGCAGCGGATGAACTCTTGGCCCTGATTCTGCGGGGAGACTTCACTCCCGGGCAGCGGCTTCCACCCGAGCGGGTGCTGGCCGAACAGATGAACATTTCCCGCACCAGCCTGCGCGACGGCATTGCCCGTCTCGAAGTTCTGGGACACCTGGAGGCGCGACAGGGCAACGGTGTGTTCATCCGGGAACCCTCCGCCGCCCACCTGACCCAGTCCTTTCAGGGGATGCTGATCCGCTCGCCCCAGAAGCTGGCACATGTTCTCGAGTTCCGCCAGATGATCGAGCCGGAAGTGGCGGCGCAGGCCGCTGCCCGCGCCACACCGACCCAGATTGCCCAGTTGCAGCACTGCCTCGACCGCCAGGAGGCCGCCCGTGCGCGGCACATCAAGCTGAGCGATGAGGACATGATCTTTCACCAGCTGATTGCCCAGATTGCGGGCAACGAGGTGGTCATGCTGGTCCTGGACACGCTGCGGGCCCTGCTGGCCCAGCTGCGCAATCAGGTGGTGGGCGATCAACCGGAAGTGACCATCGCGGAGCACCGCAGGGTGGTCAACGCCATTGCCAGCGCCTCTCCTCAGGCCGCCCGTGAGGCCATGCTCTTTCACATGCAGTCCGTTCGTCGTCACGCCGCCCCCCTCATCGATCAAGGAGCAGACAATGCGTAA
- a CDS encoding ABC transporter substrate-binding protein, which produces MRKPQILMAFLSAALLGAAHPASAQTLTVGLDADPPRLDPALSTALVDRQVMNQIFDKLVDLDANLKVIPALATSWKVTNGGLTYTFKLRSGVKFSDGTPLDAAAVKYGLDRNRTLEGSARKNELSSVKEVKVIDPQTVQLTLSQPYGPLLAVLTDRAGMIVSPTAAKKAGTDFQNNPVGSGPFTFVSRVRQDNITLNANKSYWGGVPKIDKLVYRPFPDGDVRYANLLSGAVQAITPIDPKDVSKLEQNPKFNVLNYPGIGFQGVWFNVTRPPFNNKNFRQAVAATIDREAIAKSIFYGTVTPAAGPFPPGTAAASSAITVQKPNLALAKQKLGGKPLSFTLLTTPGSVTTQLAQVYQAMFAQAGITAKIEQVEFGTLLDRADKQDYDALMLGWSGRPDPDGNIYDFFTTGGTNNQAGYSNKTVDGLLAKARAQNAMSARIATYNVALGTIISDTPYTWVYFQRNLVGSVKGLTGLKPIPDGILRFKDVDLK; this is translated from the coding sequence ATGCGTAAACCTCAAATTCTGATGGCTTTCCTGAGCGCGGCCCTTCTGGGTGCCGCCCACCCGGCCTCGGCCCAGACCCTGACCGTGGGCCTGGACGCCGATCCGCCGCGCCTGGACCCGGCGCTCTCCACGGCGCTGGTCGACCGTCAGGTCATGAACCAGATCTTCGACAAGCTCGTCGATCTGGACGCGAACCTCAAGGTGATTCCGGCGCTGGCCACGTCGTGGAAGGTCACGAACGGCGGCCTGACCTACACCTTCAAGCTCAGAAGCGGCGTGAAGTTCAGCGACGGCACCCCGCTGGACGCCGCCGCCGTCAAGTACGGCCTGGACCGCAACCGGACCCTGGAGGGCAGCGCCCGCAAGAATGAGCTGTCCAGCGTGAAAGAGGTCAAGGTCATCGATCCACAGACCGTTCAGCTGACCCTCTCGCAGCCGTATGGTCCGCTGCTGGCCGTGCTCACGGACCGCGCCGGCATGATCGTGTCGCCCACGGCGGCCAAGAAAGCCGGCACCGACTTCCAGAACAATCCGGTGGGCAGCGGCCCCTTTACCTTTGTCAGCCGCGTGCGCCAGGACAACATCACGCTGAACGCCAACAAGTCCTACTGGGGCGGCGTGCCCAAGATCGACAAGCTGGTGTACCGTCCCTTCCCCGACGGCGACGTGCGCTACGCCAACCTGCTCTCGGGCGCCGTGCAGGCCATCACGCCGATTGACCCCAAGGACGTCAGCAAGCTCGAGCAGAACCCCAAGTTCAACGTGCTGAACTACCCCGGCATCGGGTTCCAGGGGGTGTGGTTCAACGTGACCCGCCCGCCCTTCAACAACAAGAACTTCCGTCAGGCCGTGGCCGCCACCATCGACCGCGAGGCCATTGCCAAGAGCATCTTCTACGGCACCGTCACTCCCGCCGCCGGTCCCTTCCCCCCCGGCACGGCCGCCGCGTCCTCGGCCATCACGGTTCAGAAACCCAACCTTGCCCTGGCCAAGCAGAAACTGGGCGGCAAGCCGCTGTCCTTCACGCTGCTCACCACGCCGGGCAGCGTCACCACGCAGCTCGCGCAGGTGTACCAGGCCATGTTTGCGCAGGCCGGCATCACGGCCAAGATCGAGCAGGTAGAGTTCGGAACGCTGCTGGACCGCGCCGACAAGCAGGACTACGACGCCCTGATGCTGGGCTGGAGCGGCCGGCCCGATCCCGACGGCAACATCTATGACTTCTTCACGACGGGCGGCACCAACAACCAGGCCGGATACAGCAACAAGACCGTGGACGGCCTGCTTGCCAAGGCCCGCGCCCAGAACGCCATGTCGGCCCGCATCGCCACCTACAACGTCGCCCTGGGCACCATCATCAGCGACACGCCGTACACCTGGGTCTACTTCCAGCGCAACCTGGTGGGAAGCGTCAAGGGCCTGACCGGCCTCAAGCCCATCCCGGACGGCATTCTGCGCTTCAAGGATGTGGACCTGAAGTAA